A genomic stretch from Myxocyprinus asiaticus isolate MX2 ecotype Aquarium Trade chromosome 24, UBuf_Myxa_2, whole genome shotgun sequence includes:
- the LOC127414825 gene encoding probable dimethyladenosine transferase yields the protein MSLKQSCPFLMSAWLTCLIRYRHLLLLHRPFFRCAVLMFQREFAMRLVAKPGDKLYCRLSINTQLLARVDHLMKVGKNNFRPPPKVESSVVRIEPKNPPPPVNFQEWDGLVRIAFVRKNKTLRAAFK from the exons ATGTCCTTAAAACAGAGCTGCCCTTTTTTGATGTCTGCGTGGCTAACTTGCCTTATCAG ATATCGTCACCTTTTGTTACTTCACAGACCATTTTTTAG GTGTGCAGTGCTAATGTTCCAGAGAGAGTTTGCCATGAGGTTGGTGGCTAAACCAGGAGACAAGCTATACTGCAGGCTTTCCATCAACACACAGCTTTTAGCTCGGGTGGACCATCTTATGAAG GTGGGAAAGAACAATTTCAGACCACCTCCAAAAGTTGAGTCCAGTGTGGTTAGGATAGAGCCAAAAAATCCACCGCCGCCTGTCAACTTCCAG GAATGGGATGGCCTTGTCAGAATTGCTTTTgttagaaaaaacaaaacactcagAGCTGCCTTCAAGTAA